The sequence TCAATCACCCAGATCAtcgacaataatttattaatccaCTCATTAACATTTCAAATGTGATCGGTTACGGTTTCGACTATATTAACAAGCCTGCCTACTAAAGCATTATTTAGCTGAGAGCTTCCTGTGTtcacaataaatacataaagtcATTATCGATCTCACGTTGACGTGCTTTCAGTGAGTCCCGGAGCTAAGGAGCGTCTCGTGCAGATCACTGGCCCCAACGAGGAAAACGTCAAGTGAgcatgaattttattatttcatatatttatcccATGGCTACTTTTTGGTGTTTCGAAATACCGCTGAATGTGCTAAGTGAAATTACAATTCAAGTGTAATTGGTTCATGAAATTGTACGAAATTGAGATCATTGACTTACGTGTCGGCAGCCACGCGAAGCACCTAATCGGCGACACCATCCGCCGCAACGCGTCGCCCGTGCGGCTGGAGGGCGCGCTGGAGGGGGGGGCGCTGGCCACCTCGCGCGCCTCGTTGGACTCCGCCGGCTCCGACGAGCGCCCGAGAGAGGTGAGCCCTGCCGCctctgataatattatatttttttaattttttgccgCGTTGCTGACAGTGTTCTTTGATCTATTTTCAGAAGTCTCCCCACAACAATTCGAGAGCCTTGCTTCATAGTTTCTCGACAAACGATGCTGCGTTGGGAGAGTATAAATATACCGTAACTTTTGGGGACCATTCCATCAAGATCACGGGCAACAATTTGGATCTCGTTAAGGTATTCACtgatgatgtttattttatatttaaataaatactgagACGCTCGCGGTCCGTCCGTCTCATCGGCCATCGGTGACAATCCGCGAGTCGTTAGTGTGGATTTTTGCTACTGCGTTACCTAAgagataagattattattaaattaaaataatgaggaGGAAAAgaagtaacattttaaaattacaattacacgAAACAATTTATGCTGGTGAAatacatactttaaataatcaaaaaataatacacaatctTCCTGTAGtagtaaactaattatttttcagaaatTCTGTCTCGCCCGAAAGTtgtaattttagatattatttggTAAATTACCATACCATTTTTAAAGCGCGCGGTTATCCCGTATAACCTGATTTACATTCTCATGAAAGTAAATCTAACATCTATGACCATGACATTTCAGCGTAACGTTTCGGTATTTGATTTTCCATGAATTGTGTAAACATCACGTTTAACTGATGACTGTGATACAGCCTGATAAATTGAACGGTAGGAATCGACTCACGATTTAAGTCCACGTATCGTACCTCAACACAAAACTCTCCACGTGACGTCACAGTGGTCTTACAACTCGTGCCCGGTACACCGCAGACGGCGAAGCTGGTGCTGGACGAGTACTTCGAGAGCGCCGGAGCGCTGGAGGCGATGGCGCTGGGGTCGGGCGACTTCTTCACGCTGTCGCAGCGGCCCGCCGCCGCGCTGCTGCTGCGGGACGACGCCGCGCTCAACGGCGCCGACGACGACGTGttcgcgccgcccgcgccgcccgacgACGACGGTACGCCCCGCCGAGCCTCCACCCGCTCCCGACTGATTCAATGAATATCTGAGTTTCGATTGAAGATAGGGTTGACTCGTTTGAGctctttgaaaaattaaaaatgactagtTAAAGGCATGCCATCATCAATATTACGAGTAAAGTTTAATTCGCATGGGAGATTTTGGTAGAGATTACTTTGATTACTTCAGTTTATATAAGCAAAAGATCGCTAACATTAACCGTTTGACGCTGATCGCAATCGCATGGGTGAATAGGAATTTTCGACTAAAAATGcgtgatatataatttatttgaatcggaattattttttaattaaatgcagTTTTAGTTGGTTTGATATCACTGTAACACATCGTGTCATATTTTAGAATTCAACtgagttttatttacaatataatataatctatgtatttattataattatgtattatatcatttaaaagtgTAATCTCAAGTCACTGACCATTTCGAACCACGGTCACGGCGGTGTTTTCCAAATTAATTGTCATTATTCggccattattaatatttaccaaCTGCCTGTGGCAGTAAGCCACCAGTTTTGCAGAATCAAACTATCGCTGATATATTGTAATGAAACGATAACAGACAAATAATAGAATgatgcaattaataaaaatctttttgatTGAACTAATTCGCACCTCGAGCGGTGTTCGATTTAATCGAATACATGGTAAgagttccttttttttaattttgtctctTGCTCGAGCCGCAGTCCAGATGAATAACGGAATAGCAACTTCATTCTTCTATTTTTCTTTCGAAACGGACGCAGCAGCTTTCTTATCTgtaacgaattaaataaaacaaaagtaagtAAAAGCGGCGTAAGACCGATCGCGATAGTGGATTCTGCATAACGCGTGCGCGGCCGTGGTCGGTGGCGGTGTGCGTGCACGTGCGAGCTGTGGGTGTGTGTGCAGCGCCCGACgacgccgcgccgcgccgcccgcgctaCTCGCGCGCCGCCTCCACCGACAAGAGCGCAGGTaagccgcgcccgccgcgccgcagCGATGCCTCTCACTTACTTCGATTATTTAACACATTGTTGTTGTATATTTCGCACTCGCTATATCATTTTTAAcgttgcattttttaaataataatatagttaaagatcaattccttttttaaatcttatctaTCTATGTATTGATATTTGATATGCCTACTGTGACTGACGCGCTCACTATAAAGCGAAATTAAAACTGCAACACGCAATTATGCCTGTAGAATAGGGTTCTGTATTAACTCATGCTTTCGTAGCTTTGTTTGccgatttatattttgaaacgcGCACCTtcttatatgattaaaaaataaaatgctacTTTCATGCACATACTTTTTAGCtcgataataatgaaaaaatggggttaatattattttttatatgtacgaAGTGTCGAATGAAGATTTAACCACTGAACATTTGtttcagatttattttaaaggttcaaattagatatataatttaaaattcaaagttcTAATCTCTCCTCAGGCCACTAAACCTAACCCGCACTTAATAATCTCGCAACGAACGAAACGAGTACATGTCGTGTGCGCGGTCGCAGGTGGCGCGCGGCAGACGTACTCGTACGAGACGCTGGTGCAGTACGCGGACTCGCCGCTCAGCAAGCTGCCGCCCGCCGGCCTGGCCGCCTTCCCGCCCGAGCTGGCGCGCAAGGTAACGCTGTCGgccccgcgccccgcgccccgcgcGCCGCCCCCGCCGCCCTGCCGCCTGTGGCCGCCGCTGCACCACCCCAACTACCTCGCCGCCCTGCTCTGCCGCAACTTCTACTAATTGCCCCTTTCCCCGAAGCCGACCCATAAGATAATCTTTTGTTTCGGCCTCCATCCTCCTCGGGGGCTCACGTTTGTGATGGCGATCTCCGTTTCGATTGTAATAGTACATAGATTTCTTGTAGAAAATATTGTACGATTATACGATTGTTTTCGGGCTCGTACCCGCAGCCGCGATTAACTGTCTTCCTTCGATTCGCGACGATCGCGTTCTTGCGTGACTCCCCGCACGATTCCCATCAAAAGCTTTTACCTGCACGACTGCATGCGACCGCTTTCAATTATTGCTAGTAGTTAAACGATTAGAAAAATCTAAATCTCGGTGACCGATGTGATATTCTTACTCAGTACCGTGTTTACCCATTGGCAGAGCCAAGTTATTctagattattaaatttaacgctAAGCATAAATTAACTTGTAAGGTTGACGTTGGAAGCATATGATCTCAGTAACGTAAGTTTACATTAAGATTGACGCTAGTTATACGCTCCCAccgatttatataatttaattagtttgtgATGAGCCGAAGTTCGCGAGCGAACACGACATACTTGATCATAGTTACTCgagtcaaaatttaatataagtttgatTCAAAACGGTGTTAAGACTGATATATTCAATCTCATAGACTGAtcgaattacatttttataagattaGAATTATAGATGTTATATATTCCCTGttgattattgataaatttttatgatagatattttatatatgtttatatgactTGTTACTTGATAAGAGAAATTTGTCATGTTCATGCTGCTCCGACAGAATGGATATACGTGTGGCGTTCCGTACAGGTAGGCGAGTAAGTTGCGTGACCTCTCAATCGATATCAtttgaatatcaatatttaGATTTCGTTTTACGTTCGTGTCTTGttgtgttgttttaaaaattaccaGTGTTAATTATCATTGTCATTttctgatttttaaataaatttgaaaaacgtTATATGTCTTTGCTTAATCTCTGCTTTCATTCCCACTAATAAAATGGACTGCACCTTGCGCTTGTTATCACCAATACTAACACCATACTTAACTATGATGCTTTGAACGACAAAATTACACTAATTTTGATCTTtcgttatattttcaattaatacagGTATAAATAATAGAAGGCTTTACAGCAAACATGTGCTTTTCGTTATGATACTTCTAGTTTCTTAAGTACTTCTATTTAATAGTTTACACCGATattgtaaaaaagttaaatggCAGGTAAGATAATAAGTTGATAAAAATGTGCGTTCAATAATATAATGCCTAACTGGTGAAAATCAGGAAATATCCCATAATTGTCGAAATAGTCCGCATAAGAACAAACGGTGAAGAAGGAAGAGGCCGCCAGTAGGCTAACAGCGTTATTGGTGTGTACAGAGTTGCCTGGAGTTCGACAGCGTCAGCTACCTGAAGAAGGTGCGCAGCGCCGCCGGAGTGTGCCTCGGCCTCGACGCGCCCGACTCGCCCGAGCCCGAGTGACGCCCCCTTCCCCCGCACTATAGCACCGCACGTAGCGCCCTCGCACGTAGCGCCCTCGCACGTAGCGCCCTCGCACGTAGCGCCCTCGCCCGTAGCGCAGCTTCGCGACGTACTCGTCCTCCGATGGTTCTCGAACGATCCGCGTGCGAGTACGTCGTCTCGTAATATTAGGTCTGAATTCTCTTGTCGCTTTAGCCGTCCGtctattgactttttttttgctTACACGAAATGTGACTAATTTAGCGGACTCATTACCTACTAAAAGTATTAGCTcaccaaaatgtttatttatttaatgtcggTGTATCACATACCGTGATTCTTAACGATTGTATACTCTCGAAACTGAGTGTGGATCTAAATGATGAAAATTGTGATagatattttcgaatataaattccttttaaagacagattttagatattattagtCTGCAGCAAATGATGATCTCTAAACAGATTCTTGAATAtttgttacgttttaatattataccaaCCCCCCCATAGAACAAGGTCTAGAAGAGACACCGCAATTTTCTTGAGATCCATTTGAGTATCCCGAGTTAGTtaacttttattgtatatattgacTAAAGAAACCTTTAGTTTCAAAAGTCACAGAGTGattccatttattttaagaagaatGCATGCATTTCTTTGTGTGTTTGTATACTCATATTCAGATTTGTATCTAGTGTCTAGTCCTGTGGCGAAGGTGTCGATTCTCACTATGTCTAAGCTTTTATGTTTCTGAGAAAGCCTGTCAATCtagagtttattaaaaaataatacataaaaattattaacatatttacgttgttattattattattagtatatattctAAATCGCT comes from Vanessa atalanta chromosome 3, ilVanAtal1.2, whole genome shotgun sequence and encodes:
- the LOC125077141 gene encoding eukaryotic translation initiation factor 4E-binding protein Mextli isoform X8 produces the protein MSTLTKMTRTVKKLEVPRPLKSTTSSAHNRNSVLDVKINSVDDLIVLTEAVAYQMMQGNFDRALQSNVATMYSNLKLYGAQLEALYKDFLDRYFVVFRNGSQDERLDKKTRLHLLELIELRAKHWQGSDYMSQYYRHRGTHAEPLLVPTMEGSGGGGAASPTLAAPAEPPTLLGPGELIKPSGKFPKPTKIPGKNYSKDEVVIRNADSGKVMGIKGRRVHMIEELSDTIISFQRVSPGAKERLVQITGPNEENVNHAKHLIGDTIRRNASPVRLEGALEGGALATSRASLDSAGSDERPREKSPHNNSRALLHSFSTNDAALGEYKYTVTFGDHSIKITGNNLDLVKWSYNSCPVHRRRRSWCWTSTSRAPERWRRWRWGRATSSRCRSGPPPRCCCGTTPRSTAPTTTCSRRPRRPTTTATKPNPHLIISQRTKRVHVVCAVAGGARQTYSYETLVQYADSPLSKLPPAGLAAFPPELARKSCLEFDSVSYLKKVRSAAGVCLGLDAPDSPEPE
- the LOC125077141 gene encoding eukaryotic translation initiation factor 4E-binding protein Mextli isoform X3; translated protein: MDDTMSTLTKMTRTVKKLEVPRPLKSTTSSAHNRNSVLDVKINSVDDLIVLTEAVAYQMMQGNFDRALQSNVATMYSNLKLYGAQLEALYKDFLDRYFVVFRNGSQDERLDKKTRLHLLELIELRAKHWQGSDYMSQYYRHRGTHAEPLLVPTMEGSGGGGAASPTLAAPAEPPTLLGPGELIKPSGKFPKPTKIPGKNYSKDEVVIRNADSGKVSPGAKERLVQITGPNEENVNHAKHLIGDTIRRNASPVRLEGALEGGALATSRASLDSAGSDERPREKSPHNNSRALLHSFSTNDAALGEYKYTVTFGDHSIKITGNNLDLVKWSYNSCPVHRRRRSWCWTSTSRAPERWRRWRWGRATSSRCRSGPPPRCCCGTTPRSTAPTTTCSRRPRRPTTTATKPNPHLIISQRTKRVHVVCAVAGGARQTYSYETLVQYADSPLSKLPPAGLAAFPPELARKSCLEFDSVSYLKKVRSAAGVCLGLDAPDSPEPE
- the LOC125077141 gene encoding eukaryotic translation initiation factor 4E-binding protein Mextli isoform X1; this translates as MDDTMSTLTKMTRTVKKLEVPRPLKSTTSSAHNRNSVLDVKINSVDDLIVLTEAVAYQMMQGNFDRALQSNVATMYSNLKLYGAQLEALYKDFLDRYFVVFRNGSQDERLDKKTRLHLLELIELRAKHWQGSDYMSQYYRHRGTHAEPLLVPTMEGSGGGGAASPTLAAPAEPPTLLGPGELIKPSGKFPKPTKIPGKNYSKDEVVIRNADSGKVMGIKGRRVHMIEELSDTIISFQRVSPGAKERLVQITGPNEENVNHAKHLIGDTIRRNASPVRLEGALEGGALATSRASLDSAGSDERPREKSPHNNSRALLHSFSTNDAALGEYKYTVTFGDHSIKITGNNLDLVKWSYNSCPVHRRRRSWCWTSTSRAPERWRRWRWGRATSSRCRSGPPPRCCCGTTPRSTAPTTTCSRRPRRPTTTATKPNPHLIISQRTKRVHVVCAVAGGARQTYSYETLVQYADSPLSKLPPAGLAAFPPELARKSCLEFDSVSYLKKVRSAAGVCLGLDAPDSPEPE
- the LOC125077141 gene encoding eukaryotic translation initiation factor 4E-binding protein Mextli isoform X9 translates to MDDTMSTLTKMTRTVKKLEVPRPLKSTTSSAHNRNSVLDVKINSVDDLIVLTEAVAYQMMQGNFDRALQSNVATMYSNLKLYGAQLEALYKDFLDRYFVVFRNGSQDERLDKKTRLHLLELIELRAKHWQGSDYMSQYYRHRGTHAEPLLVPTMEGSGGGGAASPTLAAPAEPPTLLGPGELIKPSGKFPKPTKIPGKNYSKDEVVIRNADSGKVSPGAKERLVQITGPNEENVNHAKHLIGDTIRRNASPVRLEGALEGGALATSRASLDSAGSDERPREKSPHNNSRALLHSFSTNDAALGEYKYTVTFGDHSIKITGNNLDLVKTAKLVLDEYFESAGALEAMALGSGDFFTLSQRPAAALLLRDDAALNGADDDVFAPPAPPDDDAPDDAAPRRPRYSRAASTDKSAGGARQTYSYETLVQYADSPLSKLPPAGLAAFPPELARKSCLEFDSVSYLKKVRSAAGVCLGLDAPDSPEPE
- the LOC125077141 gene encoding eukaryotic translation initiation factor 4E-binding protein Mextli isoform X2 — protein: MDDTMSTLTKMTRTVKKLEVPRPLKSTTSSAHNRNSVLDVKINSVDDLIVLTEAVAYQMMQGNFDRALQSNVATMYSNLKLYGAQLEALYKDFLDRYFVVFRNGSQDERLDKKTRLHLLELIELRAKHWQGSDYMSQYYRHRGTHAEPLLVPTMEGSGGGGAASPTLAAPAEPPTLLGPGELIKPSGKFPKPTKIPGKNYSKDEVVIRNADSGKVMGIKGRRVHMIEELSDTIISFQRVSPGAKERLVQITGPNEENVNHAKHLIGDTIRRNASPVRLEGALEGGALATSRASLDSAGSDERPREKSPHNNSRALLHSFSTNDAALGEYKYTVTFGDHSIKITGNNLDLVKTAKLVLDEYFESAGALEAMALGSGDFFTLSQRPAAALLLRDDAALNGADDDVFAPPAPPDDDAPDDAAPRRPRYSRAASTDKSAGGARQTYSYETLVQYADSPLSKLPPAGLAAFPPELARKSCLEFDSVSYLKKVRSAAGVCLGLDAPDSPEPE
- the LOC125077141 gene encoding eukaryotic translation initiation factor 4E-binding protein Mextli isoform X5; its protein translation is MDDTMSTLTKMTRTVKKLEVPRPLKSTTSSAHNRNSVLDVKINSVDDLIVLTEAVAYQMMQGNFDRALQSNVATMYSNLKLYGAQLEALYKDFLDRYFVVFRNGSQDERLDKKTRLHLLELIELRAKHWQGSDYMSQYYRHRGTHAEPLLVPTMEGSGGGGAASPTLAAPAEPPTLLGPGELIKPSGKFPKPTKIPGKNYSKDEVVIRNADSGKVMGIKGRRVHMIEELSDTIISFQRVSPGAKERLVQITGPNEENVNHAKHLIGDTIRRNASPVRLEGALEGGALATSRASLDSAGSDERPREKSPHNNSRALLHSFSTNDAALGEYKYTVTFGDHSIKITGNNLDLVKTAKLVLDEYFESAGALEAMALGSGDFFTLSQRPAAALLLRDDAALNGADDDVFAPPAPPDDDGGARQTYSYETLVQYADSPLSKLPPAGLAAFPPELARKSCLEFDSVSYLKKVRSAAGVCLGLDAPDSPEPE
- the LOC125077141 gene encoding eukaryotic translation initiation factor 4E-binding protein Mextli isoform X4, which translates into the protein MDDTMSTLTKMTRTVKKLEVPRPLKSTTSSAHNRNSVLDVKINSVDDLIVLTEAVAYQMMQGNFDRALQSNVATMYSNLKLYGAQLEALYKDFLDRYFVVFRNGSQDERLDKKTRLHLLELIELRAKHWQGSDYMSQYYRHRGTHAEPLLVPTMEGSGGGGAASPTLAAPAEPPTLLGPGELIKPSGKFPKPTKIPGKNYSKDEVVIRNADSGKVMGIKGRRVHMIEELSDTIISFQRVSPGAKERLVQITGPNEENVNHAKHLIGDTIRRNASPVRLEGALEGGALATSRASLDSAGSDERPREKSPHNNSRALLHSFSTNDAALGEYKYTVTFGDHSIKITGNNLDLVKWSYNSCPVHRRRRSWCWTSTSRAPERWRRWRWGRATSSRCRSGPPPRCCCGTTPRSTAPTTTCSRRPRRPTTTRPTTPRRAARATRAPPPPTRAQVARGRRTRTRRWCSTRTRRSASCRPPAWPPSRPSWRARVAWSSTASAT